In a genomic window of Roseiflexus castenholzii DSM 13941:
- a CDS encoding tetratricopeptide repeat protein yields the protein MQALITALVLLVIVVVALALLPSLRAQLRFWVQTARAQVLRHARLVRSATIISSSGEEIVVPDAVRAESPWTGRVRGWASGARLPSILTGVLVVTLIVLGLPRLLPSARVDELIVLVAPFSEPGGVPGATGRAVAQELVDVLTATAGSGVAIRLIDAPPADQAAALALLRENRADMIIVGEIAPGGMLDSATLTPVLIYAPGGIQAFASLEGYAGRFALPTVYPLATQPINGRVVLPRLVRALADYNSGQYNAAVTAFDALEREQPALRPGLLRALRAMTWWARGNYEQSMSEFRRAIAAMPDAPPTELARLYVSLGAVQHDMSDPAARDSFNQAIALLQGQDLGELRYNLALEELRSGDPAAAAVSLEQARQLLPPSTSLLVALAEAYRLSGRFDAASETLAAATRQIGADDRVVPFDLRPLMNARLRAHVQSERALLHMARMVNARGPLLWELDLIATPSEPDRAQRETDLNQILNDMSLALREATTLDQEWSKRAAVADSEQRRIDGSIATHQARRADLASRRYRFWLAVIEVELARLRDTRAPTGVAAIWVGLTRTWSPAADALRQIETLEKVQPGNVDLAILRGRALMVNDQENDARVAFETAARLAPDRPEPLVYQAMLALPRNREQARQLLEAAVERNPSYFPARVRLAELAEEEQRWEESIAQRRWLAEYHAGADEALALARALRLSGPNGYAEAEQILMPLVERNRAAAIIEMSRLYRDAGRLDAARNVLERGQQNTARSARAYADIAHELGLVLIDLGEIDRAERQFEAAIGSNPRHVRSHLMLAQLERRKGNDRAAARRYAAALDAGASDPAVLDQIGMTLIELREYAPAVTAYERAIAQQPGNAIFRYRAALAYLGIGRLDAADESARRALERQPIYPEALVLLGDIALQRGDSQAANQQYRAALQQNPALAAAHIGLGRVAAVGGNWSIAAGHFLNAVQADPQSPDAFLWLGEARVRVGDVDDAISAYQQALQLRSAFPEALFGLAQAQFGAGRIDEALRNVNRALEQRSRYAEAFLLLGKIYEQQGYSTRALDAYKQAVDANPRLAEPHFRRALLLIRADRLSEARDDLEIAARLEPNFAEAHYWLGRVYFAQRNFQAAVNRFREAVNRRNGNYPEARYYQGRAEEQLGDLNAAIRSFDTVANQNDDALWANEARAALARLSDR from the coding sequence ATGCAGGCGCTAATTACCGCTCTGGTCCTGCTTGTGATTGTGGTTGTCGCTCTGGCGCTGTTGCCGTCGCTGCGCGCCCAACTGCGCTTTTGGGTGCAAACAGCACGGGCGCAGGTATTACGGCACGCCAGGCTGGTGCGAAGTGCAACGATCATTAGCAGTTCTGGCGAGGAGATAGTGGTGCCTGATGCCGTGCGCGCGGAGTCGCCCTGGACGGGGCGTGTGCGCGGATGGGCGTCCGGCGCGCGCCTGCCATCTATTCTCACCGGTGTGTTGGTCGTGACGCTGATCGTGCTCGGATTGCCGCGCCTGCTCCCCAGCGCCCGCGTCGATGAATTGATAGTGCTGGTCGCGCCATTCTCTGAACCGGGCGGTGTTCCCGGCGCTACGGGTCGCGCCGTTGCGCAGGAATTGGTGGACGTTCTGACAGCGACGGCGGGATCAGGTGTAGCCATTCGACTGATCGATGCGCCGCCTGCCGATCAGGCGGCGGCGCTAGCGCTGCTGCGCGAGAATCGCGCCGATATGATCATTGTGGGCGAGATCGCACCTGGCGGAATGCTCGATTCGGCAACGTTGACGCCGGTGCTCATCTATGCGCCAGGCGGCATTCAGGCGTTTGCCAGCCTTGAAGGGTATGCCGGGCGCTTTGCTCTCCCGACGGTTTATCCGCTTGCCACGCAGCCGATCAATGGGCGTGTCGTTCTGCCGCGCCTGGTGCGCGCGCTGGCGGATTACAACAGTGGGCAGTACAATGCCGCAGTTACGGCGTTCGATGCGCTGGAACGCGAACAGCCAGCGTTGCGCCCTGGCTTGCTGCGCGCCCTGCGCGCAATGACCTGGTGGGCGCGCGGTAACTATGAGCAATCGATGAGCGAATTTCGCCGGGCGATTGCCGCCATGCCCGACGCGCCGCCGACCGAACTGGCGCGCCTGTATGTTTCTCTTGGCGCCGTGCAGCACGATATGAGCGATCCGGCGGCGCGTGATTCGTTCAATCAGGCGATTGCGCTCCTTCAGGGGCAGGACCTCGGTGAATTGCGCTATAACCTGGCGCTCGAGGAATTGCGGTCGGGTGATCCTGCCGCTGCTGCTGTGTCGCTCGAACAGGCGCGACAATTATTGCCGCCATCGACGTCGCTGCTTGTTGCGCTCGCCGAGGCATATCGTCTTAGTGGACGATTCGATGCGGCATCGGAGACGCTTGCCGCTGCCACTCGTCAGATCGGCGCCGATGACCGCGTCGTTCCATTCGATTTGCGCCCCCTGATGAATGCCCGCTTGCGGGCACATGTGCAGAGCGAGCGGGCGCTGCTCCACATGGCGCGCATGGTCAACGCGCGCGGTCCGTTGCTGTGGGAGTTGGACCTGATTGCAACACCCTCGGAGCCCGATCGCGCGCAGCGGGAAACGGACCTGAATCAGATTCTCAATGATATGTCGCTTGCGTTGCGCGAAGCCACAACGCTCGATCAGGAGTGGAGCAAGCGAGCGGCGGTTGCCGACTCCGAACAACGCCGGATCGATGGCAGCATCGCCACCCATCAGGCGCGCCGCGCCGATCTGGCGAGTCGTCGCTACCGTTTCTGGCTGGCGGTGATTGAGGTGGAACTTGCGCGCCTGCGCGATACACGCGCGCCAACAGGCGTAGCGGCAATCTGGGTCGGTCTGACGCGCACATGGTCGCCGGCTGCCGATGCGTTGCGCCAGATCGAAACGCTCGAGAAGGTTCAACCGGGCAACGTTGACTTGGCTATCCTGCGCGGGCGAGCGCTTATGGTGAATGATCAAGAGAATGATGCGCGCGTGGCGTTCGAGACGGCAGCGCGGCTGGCGCCGGATCGGCCGGAGCCGTTAGTTTATCAGGCAATGCTGGCGTTGCCCCGGAATCGTGAACAGGCGCGGCAATTGCTCGAAGCGGCAGTGGAACGTAATCCGTCCTATTTTCCGGCGCGCGTCCGTCTGGCTGAACTGGCGGAGGAAGAGCAGCGCTGGGAAGAGTCCATCGCGCAGCGGCGTTGGTTGGCTGAATACCACGCGGGGGCGGACGAAGCGCTGGCGCTGGCGCGCGCGCTTCGCCTGAGCGGCCCGAACGGGTATGCGGAGGCAGAGCAGATTCTGATGCCGCTGGTGGAACGGAACCGGGCTGCTGCGATCATTGAGATGAGTCGACTTTACCGTGATGCAGGACGTCTCGATGCAGCGCGCAATGTGCTGGAGCGCGGGCAGCAGAATACCGCGCGCAGCGCGCGAGCCTATGCCGATATTGCCCACGAATTGGGGCTGGTGTTGATCGATCTGGGAGAGATTGATCGCGCTGAGCGTCAGTTTGAAGCAGCAATCGGTTCAAATCCGCGCCATGTTCGATCTCATCTGATGCTGGCGCAGTTGGAGCGGCGTAAGGGAAATGACCGCGCTGCGGCGCGGCGCTACGCTGCCGCTCTCGACGCTGGCGCCAGCGATCCGGCAGTGCTCGATCAGATTGGCATGACACTGATCGAACTCCGCGAGTATGCTCCTGCGGTGACCGCCTATGAGCGCGCGATTGCGCAGCAACCAGGCAATGCGATATTTCGCTATCGCGCTGCGCTGGCGTATCTGGGGATTGGGCGTCTCGATGCCGCCGATGAGTCGGCGCGGAGGGCGCTAGAGCGGCAACCGATCTATCCGGAAGCGCTGGTTCTGTTGGGGGATATTGCGCTTCAGCGCGGTGATTCGCAGGCAGCCAATCAGCAGTACCGCGCGGCGCTCCAGCAAAATCCGGCGCTAGCGGCGGCGCATATCGGTCTGGGGCGCGTGGCGGCAGTTGGCGGCAATTGGTCGATTGCTGCGGGGCACTTTCTGAATGCGGTACAGGCTGATCCGCAATCGCCCGATGCGTTCCTCTGGCTCGGCGAGGCGCGCGTGCGCGTTGGCGACGTTGACGACGCTATCAGTGCATATCAGCAGGCGCTTCAGTTGCGCAGCGCTTTTCCGGAAGCGCTCTTTGGTCTGGCGCAGGCGCAGTTTGGCGCCGGTCGCATCGACGAGGCGTTACGCAATGTCAATCGTGCGCTGGAGCAACGATCGCGCTATGCGGAGGCGTTCTTGCTGCTGGGGAAGATCTATGAACAGCAGGGATATAGCACGCGCGCGCTCGACGCCTATAAACAGGCTGTCGATGCCAATCCGCGTCTGGCTGAACCTCACTTTCGTCGAGCGTTGCTCCTGATCCGCGCGGACCGATTGAGCGAGGCGCGCGATGACCTCGAAATCGCTGCGCGCCTGGAACCCAATTTCGCCGAAGCACACTATTGGTTGGGACGGGTCTATTTTGCGCAGCGCAATTTTCAGGCGGCGGTCAATCGTTTTCGCGAAGCGGTCAATCGGCGCAACGGCAACTACCCTGAAGCGCGATATTATCAGGGACGCGCGGAAGAGCAACTCGGAGACCTGAATGCGGCGATTCGATCATTTGATACGGTCGCCAATCAGAACGACGACGCGCTGTGGGCGAATGAAGCGCGCGCGGCGCTGGCACGCCTGAGCGATCGCTAG